CTTTCATGAGTTAGCCTTCCGCAAAAAGCCGAGACTTTTTATCTTTGAAGATGATGCCAGTTACCGCCAACGCTCCATTTCCAAAGCGAGGTTCTGCGCTCTTTATAACGGCGATGTGGTTCTATCCCCGTGGGCTCTTAGAGAAGTTGAAAAGGGCGAGATTTCGTTAGAGATTTACCTCAGGCATGAATTATCCCATTCTCTGCTTCATCAGCATGCCGGCCTGTTGAGAGCGTATCGCTATCCGGCCTGGTTGCTCGAAGGGATTGCTGTTTACAGCACCGGTCAGATGGGCACCTCCTGGTATCCGTCAAAACAAGAGACCTATGAAAAAATTTGCAACGGCAATTTCATGCCCCCAGAGGTTTTCAAAACCAGAAAGGAGTACCGGATCCCTCTTGACGTCAAATACAGAGCGACCTTCATGTATTCCGAATTTGCCTGTATTGTCGAGTATCTGATAGAGACGTACGGAAAGGACAAGTTCTTATCCTACATGAAAGAACTCTTACGCAACGGCGACCACGATAGGGTGTTTAGAAATATTTACGGCATCGATTTCAGCCAGTGCGTGCAAAATTTTATAAAATCAGTGAATCAAAACACGGGCATCGTCGGTTGTTTCCCTGAGTTTTTAATAGGCTGCGCACGCCAGTTCGATCAGTGTGATGGTTGGACCTTCGCCGAGATATACCTTGGCGTGGGTGCGGATATAATCCGGCGTAAATCCCTCTTTGCCCAACAAAGCGGACAGGAACATGGAGAAACAGCCGGCCTGTGCGGCGCCGATCAACTCCTCCGGATTGGCGCCTGAACCGGACTCGAACCGGGAGGCATAGCTGAACGGGCCTTCAAAAGCGTCGCTGCCTAGCCGCATGCCGCCGGCGTCCTCTTTCAACGTACCTTTCCACTCGGCGGAAGCACTTCTGATCGCCATAACGACTCCTCGATGATGATGTGATGGTTATCCTGTTTTGTTGTTACAACATCGGCTGAGGCTATTTTGTTTCCACCCAGCCGTTCTTGGGATTACAATCATGCCTTGCTGATGTTATGAAGAGCAACGGTCGGCGCCCGGCAAAAATGACAAAGCCTGGATCCGTCCTCGACCAATCTTTGGCCCCTTATAGACGTGGTATGGACTGACCGAATGAAACTGAACCTTGTGGTTCATCCGGTTAACACGCCCGATACTCGCCTATTCTGAAAGGATCGACTATGCTCCAACCACCCGGCGGCGACGCCAACGGCAATCCCAGGCTTTCCAATTTAAACGATACTTTGAACAGTCAATCCGTTTTTACCAACCATCTGGCACAGGAGAAAAGTCCCTACCTGCTGCAGCACGCCCGCAACCCGGTGGCGTGGTATCCGTGGGGCGAGGAGGCCTTTGCCAAGGCACGCAGGGAGAACAAACCCATCTTTCTATCGGTGGGTTATTCGACCTGCCACTGGTGCCATGTGATGGAGCGCGAGTCATTCGAGAATGGCGAGATCGCCAGGGTGCTCAACGATCATTTCGTGTCCATCAAAGTGG
This window of the bacterium genome carries:
- a CDS encoding OsmC family peroxiredoxin codes for the protein MAIRSASAEWKGTLKEDAGGMRLGSDAFEGPFSYASRFESGSGANPEELIGAAQAGCFSMFLSALLGKEGFTPDYIRTHAKVYLGEGPTITLIELACAAY